The proteins below are encoded in one region of Apium graveolens cultivar Ventura chromosome 4, ASM990537v1, whole genome shotgun sequence:
- the LOC141717027 gene encoding uncharacterized protein LOC141717027 encodes MVISWILGALSKSIGRSVIYADSAHQIWLELEERYGISNGTQLFGLHKELNELSQGSNNIANYFTKLKMLWDDIDYLTLIPTCTCGCKCGASQKLSKFQQDQRVIQFMMGLNDTCSIMRGSILMRSPLPTVSQAYSLILQEESQREIHSRRHFSADSTSLNASTYKHQQSHQSGVSFHKKFAGDSRKVTLQCNYCKKPGHSIDKCYKLHGFPPDFKFTKSKRFDAQVEVPEILVADQSSNTEILNQNTQSANINFGGSSEDLEVSHEKCMLN; translated from the coding sequence ATGGTCATATCCTGGATTCTTGGTGCATTGTCAAAATCCATTGGAAGGAGTGTGATTTATGCAGATTCTGCACATCAAATTTGGCTAGAACTGGAAGAACGATATGGTATCTCGAACGGAACACAACTATTTGGCCTTCACAAGGAATTGAATGAACTGTCTCAGGGAAGCAACAACATTGCTAATTACTTTACCAAGCTGAAAATGCTATGGGATGACATTGATTATCTCACTCTCATACCTACCTGTACTTGTGGCTGCAAGTGTGGAGCATCTCAGAAGCTATCTAAATTCCAACAAGATCAAAGAGTTATTCAGTTTATGATGGGTCTCAATGACACATGTTCAATCATGAGAGGTTCTATTCTGATGAGGTCTCCTTTACCTACTGTTAGTCAAGCATACAGTCTCATTTTGCAAGAAGAGTCACAAAGAGAAATTCATTCAAGAAGACACTTTAGTGCTGATTCTACCTCACTAAATGCTAGTACTTATAAGCATCAACAATCACATCAATCTGGTGTTTCATTCCATAAGAAGTTTGCTGGTGATTCAAGGAAAGTTACTCTTCAGTGCAATTATTGCAAGAAGCCAGGCCATTCAATTGACAAATGCTACAAATTGCATGGCTTCCCACCTGATTTCAAATTTACAAAATCCAAGAGATTTGATGCACAAGTTGAAGTCCCAGAAATATTGGTTGCTGATCAGTCTTCAAACACTGAGATTCTTAACCAGAACACTCAATCTGCTAATATCAATTTTGGAGGTTCTTCTGAGGATCTGGAGGTCTCACACGAGAAATGTATGCTCAATTAA